The nucleotide window GCTACTGAAATATTGGAATTTCTGAATTCTGACAGCAGATCTTTCGACTTTTGTGATGCCGGAACCAACTTAATCGGCCGAATAATTTCACTTAGATTTTCGGGATTATTAAATAAATCATAAGCAAAGATAACCCCAATGATATCATCAATAGATTCTTGATAAACGGGAAGTTTTGAGAACCCTGACGAAATAAATGTTTTGAGTGTTTCTTCAATACTGGTATTCTTTTCCACGGCTACAATATCAGTACGAGGAATCATCGACTCTTTTACACGCTTGTTCGAAAGCTCAAGCACATTATGCAAGATTTCGGAGTCCTCTCTATCGAGATCATGCCCGCCCGTATCGCGCAGCTCCTGAAAAATCAACTCTACATCTTCGCGACGAAATATCTGCCCAGACCGGTCCACCTCTGGATTGATAAGCCTGATAATAAAATCTGATGACTTGTCGGCCAAAAATATAAGTGGCTTAAAAAGTACATTACATACCTTTTGGGGTACGGCAATAATTTTCATCCACCAGTCGGCGTGAATGCGAAAAAGGGCTTTGGGTAAAATTTCTCCAAACAACATTATGACAACCGATGCTATAACTGTCTGAATTACTAACACCATTGCTTCGGAGGGCATTTGCCCCACCGATGCTTGATACACCTCTGTGATTGGAGCGACCAAAAAAATAGCCATTAATGTAGCATACACTACATTAACAATATTATTACCGACAAGTGTAGTGGTTAGAAAAGTTTCCGGATTCCGAACAAAATCATTGACAACCCGTCCCGTCCAAGATCCTTTTCGGGACTCGATCTCAAGCTTTAACCTGTTTGAGCTCACAAAAGCAATTTCAGATCCGGAAAAAAATCCACTGAGAATGATAGTCAGGACTATTAGTAATAATTCAGTCACGCAAGTAATTTCTAATTCTAAACTTTTCTATGCTAAAAAAGGCGCCAAAAACGCTATTTTCCTGAAAACTCTGGCTTTCGCTTTTCAAGAAATGCTGATGTCCCCTCGATAAAATCATCGGTTTCGCAAAGCTGACCAAAAATATCAGCCTCAATCTGATAACCCGAACGATTCCCCGAATGATAGACTGCTTTAATAGCTTCACGAATTGCTATTGGTCCCTTTTTGAGGATAGTCTGTAGCAACTGCATTGAAGCTTCTTCCGGATTTTCACTCACCTCATTAACCAATCCCATCTGTTTGGCTTCGTCAGCTGATATTTGTTTCCCTGTTAAAATCATCTCCAAGGCACGAGCCTTACCAACCAGTTCAGGTAACCGCTGCGTACCGCCATAACCTGGAATCAGCCCTAACCCTACTTCGGGAAGTCCAAACACTGCATTTTCGC belongs to Fodinibius sp. Rm-B-1B1-1 and includes:
- a CDS encoding hemolysin family protein, whose amino-acid sequence is MTELLLIVLTIILSGFFSGSEIAFVSSNRLKLEIESRKGSWTGRVVNDFVRNPETFLTTTLVGNNIVNVVYATLMAIFLVAPITEVYQASVGQMPSEAMVLVIQTVIASVVIMLFGEILPKALFRIHADWWMKIIAVPQKVCNVLFKPLIFLADKSSDFIIRLINPEVDRSGQIFRREDVELIFQELRDTGGHDLDREDSEILHNVLELSNKRVKESMIPRTDIVAVEKNTSIEETLKTFISSGFSKLPVYQESIDDIIGVIFAYDLFNNPENLSEIIRPIKLVPASQKSKDLLSEFRNSNISVAIVIDEYGGTSGMVTIEDLLEEVVGDIQDEYDTEDHIMKKLTGNSYILSGGVEIEDLMQKFPEIDLPEESSEYETIAGYIINELGRIPKVNEELLIDDKKIIISKATPSRIETVKVIVME
- a CDS encoding enoyl-CoA hydratase/isomerase family protein, producing the protein MSESYNTITLEIDERGVATVTINRPKKLNALNDKVLNELADVFKAIQVDDDIKAVMVTGAGDKAFVAGADIKELRELDNRSGRMASQKGQQIFQLIEDTRKPVIAAVNGFALGGGAELAMACHLRIAGENAVFGLPEVGLGLIPGYGGTQRLPELVGKARALEMILTGKQISADEAKQMGLVNEVSENPEEASMQLLQTILKKGPIAIREAIKAVYHSGNRSGYQIEADIFGQLCETDDFIEGTSAFLEKRKPEFSGK